A window from Salvelinus sp. IW2-2015 linkage group LG5, ASM291031v2, whole genome shotgun sequence encodes these proteins:
- the LOC111963685 gene encoding alpha-2Db adrenergic receptor-like, translated as MHEENGEEQTCLSRMDITPTTFAAANSSEDTNGTSAQRPLPHSQSVAVFIVFLVTVIILVTIVGNVLVVVAVFTSRALRAPQNLFLVSLASADILVATLVIPFSLANEIMGYWYFGSTWCAFYLALDVLFCTSSIVHLCAISLDRYWSVTKAVSYNRKRTPKRIKCMITVVWVISAVISFPPLLMTKHDEHECLLNNETWYILSSCLVSFFAPGLIMILVYCKIYKVAKQRASTVFAAKNGTERQPSQSETCFVPRRKFEVESPSSPSLGGHMRKGELDDIDLEESCVAESKPKNCLFSKRGKVEGANTFPKQSCRVSWASNRNAKLSQEQKIRQMSLSKTKLAQMREKRFTFVLAVVMGVFVLCWFPFFFTYSLHAICRDCCPIPDALFNLFFWIGYCNSSVNPIIYTIFNRDFRRSFKKIICQTSHT; from the coding sequence ATGCATGAGGAGAATGGGGAGGAACAGACGTGTCTATCCAGAATGGATATAACCCCAACAACTTTTGCCGCAGCGAACTCATCAGAGGATACTAATGGCACGAGTGCCCAAAGACCTCTGCCTCACTCCCAGAGCGTGGCCGTCTTCATCGTGTTCCTGGTCACCGTTATCATTCTGGTGACAATCGTAGGGAATGTACTTGTTGTGGTGGCCGTTTTCACCAGCCGCGCGCTCCGTGCGCCGCAGAATCTCTTCCTTGTCTCTTTGGCATCGGCAGATATATTAGTGGCCACCTTGGTCATCCCTTTCTCCCTCGCCAACGAGATCATGGGTTACTGGTACTTTGGGAGCACCTGGTGCGCCTTCTACTTGGCCCTTGACGTCCTCTTCTGCACGTCCTCCATAGTGCACCTCTGTGCCATAAGTCTGGACAGGTACTGGTCTGTAACCAAAGCTGTTAGCTACAATCGGAAGAGGACGCCCAAGCGTATTAAGTGTATGATCACCGTGGTCTGGGTCATATCAGCAGTCATCTCTTTTCCACCGTTACTTATGACCAAACACGACGAGCATGAGTGCTTGCTCAACAACGAAACATGGTATATTCTCTCGTCTTGTCTGGTATCATTTTTCGCCCCGGGACTAATCATGATTCTGGTGTATTGTAAAATATATAAAGTGGCCAAGCAGCGCGCATCAACTGTGTTTGCAGCAAAGAACGGAACGGAGAGACAGCCTTCGCAGTCGGAGACGTGCTTCGTGCCCAGGAGGAAGTTTGAGGTGGAGAGCCCCAGCAGCCCCAGTTTAGGTGGCCACATGCGGAAAGGAGAGCTCGATGATATTGACCTGGAGGAGAGCTGCGTCGCCGAGAGCAAACCCAAGAACTGTCTCTTCTCCAAGAGAGGGAAAGTGGAGGGCGCAAACACTTTCCCAAAACAGAGTTGCCGCGTGTCATGGGCTTCAAACCGCAACGCGAAGCTCTCTCAGGAGCAAAAGATTAGACAGATGTCACTGTCAAAGACCAAACTGGCGCAGATGCGTGAAAAGCGCTTTACGTTTGTCCTTGCAGTGGTGATGGGGGTGTTTGTACTCTGCTGGTTCCCATTCTTTTTTACATACAGTCTGCACGCAATATGCAGAGATTGTTGCCCAATTCCGGATGCTCTCTTTAATCTGTTTTTCTGGATTGGTTACTGTAACAGTTCAGTGAATCCTATCATTTATACAATATTTAATCGCGATTTTCGGAGATCTTTCAAGAAGATCATTTGCCAGACTTCACACACATag